Genomic DNA from Salinibacter pepae:
GTCTCCTCCCCGTCCGCGTCGGGGGCCGGGGCGCCGGTCTCGGGCGGCTCCTCGTCCGCATCGCCCCGGCTCTTCGAGTCGGCGGACTCGGTCGCCGCCTCGCTGGGAGTGGTGCCGTCCGTGTCGGCCCCCTCCGCCGCCTGCACGGACTCCACCGTGAATCGCCCCTGTCGGATCGACTCGATGATGCCCGGCCCCTTCTCAAACTCGGTCTCAATGATTTCCAGCACCTGCTCGGCGGTGTCGCGGTCAAGGTCGGCGCGTCGGGCCAGGGCGTCCGCCGACAGTTCGAGCACGGCCTTTCCGGTGTCGCAGCCGATCCGCTTCAGCTTCCCGATGGTTTCTTCCGTAAGTTCATCGCCAAACTGCTCGATGTCAATGTCTTCCTCGTCCGCCGGGATTTCGCGGTAGACATCGATTTCGTATCCGGTTAACTGCGAGGCAAGCTTAATGTTGACGCCGCGCTTGCCGATGGCCTGGCTGACCTCGTCGGCCGGCACCTCCACGCGGGCCCGCGGCGGGTCCTCGTCCTGGTTCAACGAAACGTTCGTCGGCTCGGCCGGCGACAGCGCCCGAGCAATCAGCTCCTGGGGGTCGTCGGACCACTGCATCACGTCGATGTTCTCGTCGGAGAGCTCCCGGACGACGGCGTTGATCCGGACGCCCTTGACGCCCACGCACGCCCCGACCGGGTCCACCTTTTCGTCGTGGCTCTCGACCGCCACCTTGGCGCGGTCGCCAGGAATCCGGGCCACCTTCTTGATCTCGACGATGCCGTCGTGCACCTCCGGCACCTCGACTTCGAAGAGGCGCTCCATGAACACCGGGGAGGTGCGGCTGGCCACCACCTGTGGATCGCTTCCCGCATCGCGCCGCACTTCCTTGACGACGGCCCGAAGCATGTTGCCCTTCCGGTAGTGATCCCCCGGAATCTGTTCGTCGCGGGGCAGCACGAGTTCGGTGTCCTCGTGCATCAGGAGCGTCTCGTGGCGACGGACCTGGTAAATCTCCCCGACGACGATTTCCCCGATGAGCTCCGTGTACTCCTGGTAGACCTGCTCCTTCTCGATGTCACGGATCCGCTGGCGAAAGGTCTGCCGCGCAGTCATCACGGCCCGGCGCCCAAACTCGCTGACGTCCAGCCCCCCCGCCACCTCGTCGCCAACCGCAAAGCCGTCGTCAATCTTCTTGGCCTCGGACTCCTTAATCTCGGTCACCGGGTCTTCCACCTCCCAGTCCCCGACGACCTCCTGAATGTGGAGAATCTGGATGTCCCCCTGCTTCGGATTGAAGATGATCTCGAAGGCCTCGTCCGACCCGTACCGCTTGCGAAGCATCGCACGGAACACGTCCTCCACGATGATCTGGAGCGTGTCCCGGTCCATGTCTTTGGACCGGGCTATTTCCCCAAATGAGGAGATCAGGTCTTCGCTTCGCATAATCCGTCTCGTCCTGTGAAGAAGTACGTTCCGCGTGGCCCGCCGCGTGTGTGTCCCGCTTCCCCTTTGCCAGGGCAGCTCAATTACCAGGGCAGCTCAATCCGAGCCTGGGTGATTATCGTGTATGGCAGCTGAAGGCGCTCCGCAGAGGGCAGCTCCAGTTCAATCTCTTCGTCGTCCGCGTCGGTCAAGTCCCCCACCACGATTTCTTCGTCGCCGTCGCTTTCGAATCGTACACGCAAGGTGCGGCCAACGTTCTTCCGATACTGCGCCGGCATCGTCAAAGGACGCTTAATCCCGGGGGAGGAGAGCTCCAGCTTGTAGCTTCCATCGACCACGTCCTCCACGTCAAGCAGAAACCCGATCTCTTTGCTAATGAGGGCGAGGTCATCGTGGCCCACCTCCTCCTCGGAGTCAATGTACACCTCCACGACCCGTGTCCCCTTGTGCCCCCGCACCTCCACGTCCACCAGAAAGTAGTCGGTTCCGACGATCACCTCTTCGGTCAGTCCGGAAACCCGGTCGGCAAGGTGTTGTTGCGTGGGGTTCACAAATGCAGTCGTCAATCGTCCAGAAGCACCTAGTGCAAAAAAGCGCCCGGCCCGACAGGCGGGACGAACGCCATGCGCGGCCCGGGATCGCCGAACCGCCTCTCCAATTCTCGGATGCCCGCAGGCATCAGTACAAAAAGGTGGCGTCGGGGCCACCTTCCTGCGCTGTTTCCCCAGCGGACCACGAAATACGCGTGTCAAAACGCTGTAACGTTGGGCCCCGCCCGATGTTTCTACGCGTCCGCCCCCCAGCAGCTGCGCTGCGCACCCCTATACTGGAGACGTGTCTCGGTCTTTCTTGCCTTTGAGGAGATAGGCTTTCATGAACGGGTCCAGTTGCCCTTCCAGCACGGCCTCCGCGTCGTTCCGCTTGGTGTCCGTCCGGTGGTCGTTCACCATCTTGTAGGGGTGGAGCACGTACGAGCGGATCTGACTCCCCCATTCGATGCTTTTCTTCGAACTCTCAAGCCGCTCTTTTTCTTCTTCTTTGAGCTCCCGCTCCGCCTGGTAGATGCGGCTCTTGAGCATCTCTCGGGCACGACGGCGGTTTTGGTGCTGGCTCCGCTCCTGAGTACACGCGGCCCGGACGGTGGCCTCCTCGCCGTTGGACAGGGTGCCGGTCCAGATCAAACGGACGCCCGTTTCGACCTTGTTGACGTGCTGCCCCCCCTTGCCGCCGGACCGGAAGGTCTGGAGTTCTATTTCGCCCTCACTCAAGTCCACCCCGATGCTGTCGTCAACCTCGGGGTAGACGAAGACACTCGCAAACGAGGTGTGGCGGCGGCTGTCGGCGTCGAACGGGGAGATGCGGACCAGTCGGTGCACACCGGTTTCGCTTTTCAGGCGGCCGTAGGCGTGCCGTCCCTGCACATTCAGGGTTGCGCTCTTGATGCCGGCCTCCTCCCCAGGCTGCTGATGGACGAGTTCCACGTCGTACTCTTCGTCCTCGGCCCACCGCATGTACATGCGGAGCAGCATTTCTGCCCAGTCTTGGCTTTCGGTGCCCCCGGCGCCGGGGTTGATTTCGACAATGGCGTCCCGCTCGTCGTCAGGGTCGTCGAGAAGGCTCTCCAACTCCAATCGATCGAGCTTCCGTTCGAGCCTTCGCGCCTCCGCGTCGATCTCGTCCGACATGTCTTCCCCTTCCTCTTCGGAGAGAAGCTGAAGGGTCTCAATGTCCTCGGCCTGCTCCTTGACGTCCTCCCACGCCTCGATCCATTCTTCTTCGCGGGCAATTCGCTTTTCGATCTCGCGGGCCCGGTCCGGGTCGTCCCAGAAGTCGGGGTCCATCCGCTCCTGGTTGAGCTCTTCGACGGTCATGCGGCGACCGTCTACGTCAAAGATAGCCCCCGAGCGCCTCCACGCGCTCAGCTAGCTGTTCGAGGTCTTCGTCCGAGTACGACTTCATGGTGGAAGAGAGAGTTTTGGTGAGGGGAAGCGGAGCCAACACTTTGTGGCGGCAGAAACTACGGTCCGAAGCGGGATGTTTCTCCAGACCGACTGGGAGCGGGCCTTCAGGACTGGTGCCGCGACACAAACCGGTCAATGCGGGTGAGCGCCTCCGTGATGTCGTCCAGGCCGGTGGCGTAGGAGCACCGCACGTACCCTTCCCCACTTGGGCCGAAGGCGGTTCCAGGCACGCACGCCACCTTTTCTTCTTCCAGGAGCCGCTGGGCAAATGCCTCGGACGTCATCCCCGTAGAGGTCACGTCGGGGAAGCAGTAAAAGGCGCCCTCCGGCTCGAAGGTGGGGAGGCCCGCGTCGTTCAACCCCGACACGATGGTGCGGCGGCGCTCGTCGTAGCTCTGCCGCATCTTCTCCACGTCGCTCCTGGCCTCACGCAGCGCGGCGATGGCCCCTTCCTGGGCCATCGTCGGCGCGCTCATGATCATGTACTGGTGCACCTTGAGCATCGCCTGCGCGAGCGGTTTCGGCGCGCAGGCAAACCCGATGCGCCATCCCGTCATCGCGTAGTTCTTCGAGAAGCCGCCCAGCAGCACCGTCCGTTCGCGCAACCCCTCAACGGTGGGGACGCACACGTGCCCCCGGTCGTGGGCGGTGCCGTAGATCAACTGGTCGTAGATCTCGTCAGAGACGACCAGCAGGTCGTTGTCGACCACGAGCTGGGCGATCTCTTGAAGCGTGTCGCGCCGCAGCACCGCCCCGGTCGGGTTGTTCGGATATCCGAGGAAGAGCACCTTGGTCCGGTCACTAAGGTGCGGCTCAATGTCGGCGGCCGTCACCTGAAAGTCGTTCTCGACGTGGGTCGGAACGTGCACGACCTCGCCCCCTGCAAATCGGGCGGACGGGCCGTAGGACACGAAGCAGGGCTCGGGGATCAGCACTTCGTCCCCCGGCTCGAGAAAAGCCTGCATGGCCAGCTGCATCGCCTCGCTGCACCCCACCGTGGCGACGATTTCGCTCTCCGGGTCGTACGAGAGGC
This window encodes:
- the rimP gene encoding ribosome maturation factor RimP, with protein sequence MNPTQQHLADRVSGLTEEVIVGTDYFLVDVEVRGHKGTRVVEVYIDSEEEVGHDDLALISKEIGFLLDVEDVVDGSYKLELSSPGIKRPLTMPAQYRKNVGRTLRVRFESDGDEEIVVGDLTDADDEEIELELPSAERLQLPYTIITQARIELPW
- a CDS encoding pyridoxal phosphate-dependent aminotransferase is translated as MAAPATAPDLDTYVSDRVRETPPSGIRRFFDIAATMDNVISLGIGEPDFDSPDAALEAGVDALENGRTSYTSNAGMEELRELIAADYEARYGLSYDPESEIVATVGCSEAMQLAMQAFLEPGDEVLIPEPCFVSYGPSARFAGGEVVHVPTHVENDFQVTAADIEPHLSDRTKVLFLGYPNNPTGAVLRRDTLQEIAQLVVDNDLLVVSDEIYDQLIYGTAHDRGHVCVPTVEGLRERTVLLGGFSKNYAMTGWRIGFACAPKPLAQAMLKVHQYMIMSAPTMAQEGAIAALREARSDVEKMRQSYDERRRTIVSGLNDAGLPTFEPEGAFYCFPDVTSTGMTSEAFAQRLLEEEKVACVPGTAFGPSGEGYVRCSYATGLDDITEALTRIDRFVSRHQS
- the prfB gene encoding peptide chain release factor 2 (programmed frameshift) produces the protein MKSYSDEDLEQLAERVEALGGYLDVDGRRMTVEELNQERMDPDFWDDPDRAREIEKRIAREEEWIEAWEDVKEQAEDIETLQLLSEEEGEDMSDEIDAEARRLERKLDRLELESLLDDPDDERDAIVEINPGAGGTESQDWAEMLLRMYMRWAEDEEYDVELVHQQPGEEAGIKSATLNVQGRHAYGRLKSETGVHRLVRISPFDADSRRHTSFASVFVYPEVDDSIGVDLSEGEIELQTFRSGGKGGQHVNKVETGVRLIWTGTLSNGEEATVRAACTQERSQHQNRRRAREMLKSRIYQAERELKEEEKERLESSKKSIEWGSQIRSYVLHPYKMVNDHRTDTKRNDAEAVLEGQLDPFMKAYLLKGKKDRDTSPV
- the nusA gene encoding transcription termination factor NusA, with protein sequence MRSEDLISSFGEIARSKDMDRDTLQIIVEDVFRAMLRKRYGSDEAFEIIFNPKQGDIQILHIQEVVGDWEVEDPVTEIKESEAKKIDDGFAVGDEVAGGLDVSEFGRRAVMTARQTFRQRIRDIEKEQVYQEYTELIGEIVVGEIYQVRRHETLLMHEDTELVLPRDEQIPGDHYRKGNMLRAVVKEVRRDAGSDPQVVASRTSPVFMERLFEVEVPEVHDGIVEIKKVARIPGDRAKVAVESHDEKVDPVGACVGVKGVRINAVVRELSDENIDVMQWSDDPQELIARALSPAEPTNVSLNQDEDPPRARVEVPADEVSQAIGKRGVNIKLASQLTGYEIDVYREIPADEEDIDIEQFGDELTEETIGKLKRIGCDTGKAVLELSADALARRADLDRDTAEQVLEIIETEFEKGPGIIESIRQGRFTVESVQAAEGADTDGTTPSEAATESADSKSRGDADEEPPETGAPAPDADGEETVVDGPAPNEPEQADGDSEATEEGSDEEVEEQDEIPQSPSEEQQEAESTPEEPEVRS